aaaagaagattaattaaatcagactttaaatagattattttgtagtttaattaaagtattcacttctgtagaaaaaaaagttGGGCATGTCACATGACCAGTCAGATTTTGGTCATCAAATCATGATTCTTAATCCATTTCCATCTGGTGGAGTTTGCAACTCTCtgattagtattatttttatcatgttATATGCAGTGATGTTATACccgaggcccctggtttaggaacgtTTCAGCCCTTTTCCACATATATTAATGCCTGTTTCCTCTGGGCCCTGTTCAGGGGTCCCTGGgttagccagtgagtgctcatacCCATTATACCACTGGTTTTATGTCCACTTCATACCCCAGGCTTTACTTCTAGCATTTGATCTATATTAGCTTCCAATGTCACCTACAATGACCTAGGCGATCTAACAACAGGAAGCTGAGCTCTGGATTGTTACCTAAAATCAATGATGCTATGCTGAAATTATCAAAAACATACCTCAAGGCTTGTCAAGggtattttaaaattgataagAGGAAGTAAAATAATTAGTGATGGAAATCATGTACATTCATGGCTTGTATAATCAGTGTTCCTTAAAGACAGCTGGCACAACAGCCAAACAGCTCAAGATGACATTGCTATGtaatatgtgtttatatacaaTTAACAAGCAAACAGTAATTGCATCCCTGCCAACTGGTACATAGATGATAcaggcatgggttcgaaccaAGCCCCTCACTGACATTATTTAGGCAAGTATGGCTGTTAAAACTAATACATGTAATGTACCTGCAATAATGTTTCTGTACACATTTTACTTTCTTACTATTTTTATGTGTATCTATGAAGAATGGCTCTTAAAATAGAAAATCAAATTAAGCTGTTGCACTAAAATCACCAGTATGCAATCAAtgcttttatatattattagacTAAAATCATGGAGTATGCTAAAATCTAAATGAATAATCTCTGATATTACAATCATTATCTTTTGCACCTTAATTCAATCATAAAACTTGCCATAATTTGATAGATATTAGATGATTTAGCACCTGGCATTGATTATCGTTATAAAGTCTGGTTTAAGTGAAGCACCACCAACGAGGAATCCATCTACATCAGCTTGTGATCCTAGATTTTGGCAATTCTTTGCATTCACAGATCCTGGAAGACAAAACATACAGGTAtgtaaagtgttttttttttaaatttttaacagCGAGtgactcgccaattacaggatggataaattatttaatacttgGAGTGGAGTTAAAAGAGTCGAgggttacaaccctggcactaggtcaggattgaacctcggaccttaggattggaaggcaagcatgttaaccaccaagctacagctacAAGAGCCAACAAGAACTAGTGCACACAGGCAAACTGTGCACTAACCCagtggtttatagtccttatctgagaagagtTGTTCCAACACCAGAACAAGGAGCGAGTCGAAaccatgccgatattgttggctcttaAGCCTGTTTTAACGATAGTAACGATCGTAATCTcggttcaactttaacgatttaagattttaacgattttcaacgttaatttttacccccttttcctgtTAAATCGTTGAATATGTcaactcaacgcaactcaacgtaacttaacgtcgacaggaaaacaggctttgaACTCGGTTCAAATTTAACGATTACAATcgttaaaactgaccaatcaaatggtgcacaaattacgtcattgcagtttgtgaaaaaataggtacgcgctgacaattcttgaatgtttacaacgcgacgatgtttttcacctttcttgtacacttttaaggtatgatatttaaaaaaaacaagtgtaagttaaattaaattataatattaaaccaattaaatttaatgtttgtctttagtgtaagcctagattaagatatcaacGAAAGTATGTCCTAGGCTGGGTTTAAGCCTCAAAACCCGTatctttttcaattttcacgcGGTCCCGGCTGCGTGGCCGGCCTTAGTTTTGCAACACTTaacgatttaagattttaacgattttcaaCGTTAATTTTTACCATCTTTTCCTGTTAAATCGTTGAATATGTcaactcaacgcaactcaaAGCAACTCAACGTAacttaacgtcgacaggaaaacaggctttaggtgCGGTAAACGATGCCCATGCCTTAACCGCTCAGCAATTAtattagatatatatatattataataatataacgcCAAACACACAGAGTATGTACAAAATAAGCACATACACACACCCGTTGCAATTACATACATTGGTTGTATGTAATGCTTGGttgccactagcgacgcaacacaaggacgcaacgcaattgaattgaccaatcacaagcgatggcttattcgcttgtgattgctaaatgtctataacttcgcttgtcattggttaaaacgcttgcgttgcgtttacgtccttgcgttacgttctagtgggaaccaagcttaatggtACATTGGAcacaaaatgatttaaataaacTTTAAGAGAGATTGTCAAAGAAGTCACAGATCAAAAAAACAAgagaaaattaattataatgtacATTAACTTTAGCTTCTCATTGGAGAATGATACTGTAGGCCAATTAGCAATTAAGACATTAGGCAGTTTGAATGTCTTATTGGAGATCCCTATACACTATGCCTTGTATTACCGTTTGTGAAGAGAAGTTGTCAAATTGTGTTTGAGTAAAAGAAATAAACACAGAAAAAACCACATAAATATTATTACCTCCATAAATAATACGCGTTGATTGGCCGACAGCAGGATTAATATTTTCCGACATCCACGCACGAAGACGAGCATGTACTTCTTGGGcctaaaataaaacagtttaatgatttattagttttattattttttttaataccaaaataacaaaaattagtTAGATGATTTCACTGACGTTATTTATGTTTTACCATACCTGCTCTGGCGACGCAGTTTTTCCAGTGCCAATCGCCCAGACTGGTTCGTATGCAATCACAACTTTACTCCAGTCATTTACATTGTctgaaattaatttgttattaaacGTTATTACTATAGCATACAGGGCGTTTTGGCCGGGAGACTTAGTTCAGACTCCTCTCCCAGCCTAACATTATGCTCTCGGTTTTCCACAGTTTTCCTGAATTACAAAAACTGTATTTTTATGTACGTGTTGTTTTTTGcataaagatataaaaaaaggTTATACACAAgcaaattaacaattttttaagCCATTGTTAGACCATCTccaatattttttcaaaactGAATGGGGATTTCCCTCGCATAGCCACCACAAGATACCACTTCGAACACTCCTTAACTCTCCTGGGTCTCAATAATAATTAGAGGGCGCTGttgatctttaaaaaaaaataataacctCCTCCTGTTTTTTTAACTTCAGATGTTGGCATGTATGCTATAGACGTGCAATCAGTTGTAGCTATTGCAAACACTTAGTGTCACATCATCATCCGCTGgaaaagctctatctacactatatcaaactagtatgagtaagtatgcccaaatatggtagtgatatgttcaaatatggtagtgatatgttcaaatatggtagtgatatgttcaaatttggtagtgatatgttcaaatatggtagtgatatgttcaaatatggtagtgatatgttcaaatatggtagtgatatgttcaaatatggtagtgatatgttcaaatatggtagtgatatgttcaaatatggtagtgatatgttcaaatatggtagtgatatgttcaaatatggtagtgatatgttcaaatatggtagtgatatgttcaaatatggtagtgatatgttcaaatttggtagtgatatgttcaaatatggtagtgatatgttcaaatttggtagtgatatgttcaaatatggtagtgatatgttcaaatatgatagtgatatgttcaaatatggtagtgatatgttcaaatttggtagtgatatgttcaaatatggtagtgatatgtttaaatatggtagtgatatgttcaaatttggtagtgatatgttcaaatatggtagtgatatgttcaaatttggtagtgatatgttcaaatatggtagtgatatgttcaaatttggtagtgatatgttcaaatatgatagtgatatgttcaaatatggtagtgatatgacattcatcatcatgttcattttttctcacataaagtttgatagtgtagacagagcttaataggggtgtcccaaaggagggttCTCTCGTATagcaaaataaatcaaaaagtaggcctacttgcaatggctttcatttgtttaaaaacaacTTCCTCTGTCAGACCATTCTCACGTTCTTGTAGCTGTTCTCCGATACACGCAATAACCTTCATTCCCTCATCTAATGCATGCTTAACTTTCTGCCCAATCAGCTGTAACATaaaaaacatgtacaaattgtcaacaataaacgctgaatttaattttttattccggtgtataccatatttggtcatagtATTGAATGATTTAATTATTATGGCCATATATAGTCATTACAGAGGAAAAATTCCCTAATAGTAAGGTATAACATAATCCATACATATGCTATCATACATATATTCATAACTCAGTGTTCCatagaaatttaatttgaacCTTTATGAAAGAATTTCTGATTTCAGATCTACATAATCaactactgtaataattattgacatttattattaatatcaataatcaTTGGCAAGAATTGAAAGGCTCTGGGGAAAATTTTGctgcaaaacaaaattaataatttcaacCATTCATCCCGAAATCACCTCATCGGTTTCTCCAAAAACATGTCGTCTCTCTGAATGACCTAAGATGACCCAGTCAACTCCAAGGTCCTTCAACATAGCAGGACTGGTCTCAGCAGTAAATGCACCACTGGCAACCTTATAGCAATTCTGAGCCGATACTTGCATGCCAGACTGCAATCGCTCTTTCACATATGGTAGATAAACCATTGGGGGTGCACACACAacatctgaaaataaaaaataaaatgtataaataatcgtAGTCGTACGTAATAATGCAAGAaactttttatctttttttaattttagacaatatcattttttttagaatGCTGCCTGTGATGGCTATGAATCAAACAAGTAGGCATTATCAGGACAATACATAGATACGCCGCCTATTAAACTAGGTCTAATCGTTTagccttggctaggcctaggctaggctgtGTCCGTCCAGTCCCGACGGTCCTTTTATCTTGCCTGTTGGACCGGCCGGCGAACATCATCATCCCCTTCACAGAATAACTTTACTTACCGGTGTTCGCAGGAACTTTAGAATCATTTAAAAACTGTAATATACCATTGATAGCTTCTTTACTTCCATTCATTTTCCAATTTCCCCCAACAAAGAATTTACGGTCAGCCGACATTTTAGCGTATTTTtagttaaacaaaaatagaacTTGCTCACAAAATAAAAAGAGGCCTGAGACCGAATTTTGCCAAGGTACGTTATAAACTGCGCCCTCTATTTAGTCAAGCAAATCGAGCTTGGTTAGAATTACGTAACATTTTTTTCCAACGAGGTCGCATTGTTTTTATTTGGCAGCAGAGCGTCGCGTAGTAGGTGCTTTTGAAAAAAttatgtaagtaggcctactgacgtattatttatttattttattatttgttgttgaataattATCGGATCCGTTATTATTGTAAATGAAGGTGTTAATATGTGCTTTATCCTTGTTCCTgcatcattattaatattatttactgtTGATTGCaggggttttttttaaataatttattgacaATGTTGGAAAATTCAGTGAATGGAATGAAAAGTGTGTTAACCTGTTTTTAACCCACATGTTTTTATTCTGTCTCTTTTTTTTAACTAGAGTATCACTATCATGGCACCTGGTGGTAAAACAAGGAAATCATCAAGGAAACAAGTTGACCTAAAAACCAAGAAACATGAAATCAAATTAAAGGTAAATTATAACACT
This is a stretch of genomic DNA from Antedon mediterranea chromosome 3, ecAntMedi1.1, whole genome shotgun sequence. It encodes these proteins:
- the LOC140044853 gene encoding triosephosphate isomerase-like; its protein translation is MSADRKFFVGGNWKMNGSKEAINGILQFLNDSKVPANTDVVCAPPMVYLPYVKERLQSGMQVSAQNCYKVASGAFTAETSPAMLKDLGVDWVILGHSERRHVFGETDELIGQKVKHALDEGMKVIACIGEQLQERENGLTEEVVFKQMKAIANNVNDWSKVVIAYEPVWAIGTGKTASPEQAQEVHARLRAWMSENINPAVGQSTRIIYGGSVNAKNCQNLGSQADVDGFLVGGASLKPDFITIINARC